TGACGGTAAAGTCCGGGCACGATTTTGGTGTGGCCAATGGTGTTTTCAATGTGTTTCTTGAGCTGCCACGGAAAGGAAGTCATCCAGCCAACCACCACCGCCGCGCGAATTCGGTCGTCCAACGCGGCGAGGTGGCACGAGCGCAAACCGCCAACCGAAAGTCCAACGCAGCCGATGCGCTTGGGGTCCACTTCCGGACGCGTGAGCAGATAATCCACCGTGCGGATGTCGTCCCAAAACATCACGCCCGGCCAGGTGAAGCCGGCGGCGTAGATCGTCCGGCCAACGAGTTGTTCGTACTGTCCCGACCGACGATTGAAAGCCTGAATGCGCTCGCGGGGGAGCTTCGCCGGACGTGCGCGCCAGTCCCCGGCATCATCGTCCAACAACATGCGCCGCTCGCCCCAATAGAACATGTCGATGCTAACGACGACGTAACCCTGACGCACCAGATCAATGGCGATGCTACGTCCGCCGTAATACTGACGCCTGAATTCGGCGAGTGTCGGGTTCTCACTTCCAGTCTCAACGAGCTTTTCCTTGCCCCAAAGATAAAACGCGCCGTGGTCGTGTAACGCAACGATGGCGGGCGCGCGGCTGGGAAGATTTTTAGGCACAAGCACGAACGCCGGCACGCGCAAATCCGGAGTGGTGTTGAACCAGACCTTTTCGCGAACGTAATCGCCACAATCCTGCCGCTCCACCGTTTCCGGCTTCGGCGCGACTTTGGTCGGCGCGTACTGCAGCAATTCCAGCAACTTGCCGCGTGCCTGCTGCTTCCAGGTTCGCAGCGAACGAAAATGCGGGTTGAGAAACGACAGCGGAAATTCTCCTTTGACGGCCTGGCTTTGGATGAAAGGAAAGAGCGAACCCACCGACGAACCCGATGGAGTTGTGAGGGAGGGAATGCCAGCAGGTTCAGCCGCAGGGATTTTCAAACGACCACCCAGAAGTGAAACCACACCGACTGCCGCCGTTGTTCGCAGAAACGCGCGCCGACTTGCAGGTTGCTGCGGAATGCGATGTGGTGGATTGGGCACGGTAAGAATGAAATTAAAACTCAGTTTCGCTGAATAGCCCTATCCGCCATGCAACCGACTTACGATTGCGCTGGAATCATGCCCGACTGCCGTGCGTAATTAAACAAGCCGCCAGCATCGACCACGGGGCGCACGTCGCCCAACGGTTTGAACGAATAAACCTTCTTCGTCGAATGGACTCTGACGGAAGCCGCGTCCAGATCGACCGTGACCGCGTCGCCAGTCTTAAGCGTGTCAATCAAACGTTCCGTGATTTCGCAGGGATAAAGTTCACCGGTGGCGACACAGTTGCGAAAGAAAATCCGCGCAAAACTTTCCGCCAGCACGATCTTGCATCCTGCCGAACCCAGTGCAATGGGTGCGTGTTCGCGCGAACTGCCACAGCCAAAATTGCGGCCTGCAAGGACGATGGGATATTCGCTGTCGAGTTGTCCCTCCTTCACGTAACGAATCGGGTAAAGCGATTCCGGCAAGCCGCACATGGCGTAGGCGCCCAGCTTTTCGTATTCCTCCGGAATGGTAGGAACGAGATTCAGGTATTGCGCGGGAATGATTTGATCGGTGTCGATGTTATCGCGCACCACATAGACCGGACCGGTAAAAACAGATTGCATGGGAACAGTGTGGCGGTTGGCCGCCAACTTTTCAATCAGTTAAGTGAGCCACAAGTCATTGAACGGGCGAAATGCTGTCGCCAACGCGAATCCTGCCGGATTGAATCACCTCGGCCATCACGCCCTGGCGCTGGTCAGCCATGAGTGCGCGCAGACCGACGCAGATCGCGTCCATTTTGGAACAGGGCATGCGCGCTTCATAAAATAGGAGGATGGCTTCGCCGATTTGAACTTTCGCACCAAGCAAGGCGATCAGGTCCAAGCCGGATGTTTCAATGTTCGCGCGCACCGCGCCAGGAGCGATGGATTGCAAAGCCAACGCGGTAGCGTGTTCGGTGATTTGTTCACGTCCGATCAAACTGACCTGGCGTCGGCTTGGCTGGCCGGTGGTGCGGCTGAGCCGGTCGAAGTAACGCGGATTACCCAAGATGCCTTTGCCGGCGACGACTTCCACAAAGTCAACGCTTGTCAGTGGTGCGCCTCCTTGCGCCGGATGCAAATGCAGGGAGGCAACGCGGCCGGATAGGGCAGGGGAGTCAGAAGTGCTCATTTGATCACGAGTTGTGCAGCCATCGCCTCAATGGATTGTGCCTGAATCCGTCCAGTTTTGAAAACGTCGGTGAATTATTCTGGATTGACCCAATGGGAATTCAGTTGCTGGGTGCGAGCGCTCACTTCAAATACTTCGGCCACGAGGCGTATTTGTAGCGCGGTTCGACCCAGGCGAAGTCGCGATCGTTGGGTGCCTTCGTCCAACCGAACGGCGTGTCCAAATTATTTTGAGCCGCCGTCGCCGCCCTAAGCGTACCGGCCTCGACCCATTTGTGGCCTTCGACATGGCCGTCGAGAAAACTGATTGTGTTGGCGTTGAGATGGAAAGCAGCAACCGGATCGACCCAGCCATGGCTGTCGGCGTTGATCACCCATGTGCCGAGGTTGTAGTTACGGGAATCAGGTTCTTCCAGGAAAACCATCGTGCGCGCGGGTTCAGGAACGGTCGCGATTTTATAGATGGGGAGCGTGTTCGGATTCCAGATCGCCGGTTGACCACCCGCTGTGAAGCCGCCCATCCCGTCGGCCTTGGAGTAACTGTCATAGGCCCAGTGTGCGCCGGGCCTGCGGAGTCGATAACGTAAATCCCCCGGACAGTGATAAACGCCAAAGCTCGAACAATACGACCAAAGCGGTCCCATGCTGAAACCCTTCTGCACTGCAAGGGTCGCGGTCTCGACCGTCATGCCGGCTGTAATATCTGGCGATGGGCCGGGCCAATATCCGCCCGCATAAGTGTCCACCTTCACCGTTTTGGTGCCATCACTGTAGGTGAACACTCCCCCTTCCATCGTGCCGTTGTTGTCGTCTGCGTACATGATGAAGGCCAGTTGGAGTTGTCGCTCATTGCTCTGGCAGTAAGCACCCGTCGCTTTCATCTTTGATTTCGCCAGGGTGGGCAGGAGAATCGAGGCGAGGATCGCAATGATGGCGATGACCACCAAGAGTTCAATCAAGGTGAATGCGCGCCGCGCGGGCCTCTTGCTGTAATTGCTATGCGTCAACATGGTTTTGGTTCCGTCAGGGTTACTTGCCATCAAATTATCCAGGGTTTTCAAAACTGTAAACACTTACGTTTGCAAATTTGCCGTCACAAAAATCCGTGTCCTCGGCGCGCACTACAATTGATCATTCTCCCTGAAGACGTTTGAACCGGTCTTTCACATTGCCGAAAAATGTTCCCAAGAAGGATTTCTTTTTCCGCTTCATATCAACACTCCAGGCGCTCAGAACGCATTGCGAACTGCACGCGGGACAACAGATCACTGTCTTGCCGCCTAGTCGTCGGAGTTTGTGAACACAGGCATTACAGAACAGTTTGTTGCAATGCGTGCAATGCAAGGTGGCGTGCCTTGTCGGGTGGTAAATGCAGGAAGGATAACCGTCCGGCAGGACGTGATGCGACACGATCTGTTGGACGGGCAGGGGAGGGATGGCCACCGTAGGTGGCACCGTCTCCAGGACCAGCTCGACGTGGCCCAAGTGCAAGGACTGACCGTGGTGGAGTTCGGATTCGATGATGGGCTGTCCGTCGATCCATGTTCCGTTGGTCGAGTCGAGATCACGAACCAGCACGGAGTCATTTTGGAACACGATCTCGCAATGTTTGTCGGACACGGTGAGGTCATTGAGAAAATAATCGTTCTCCAGACTTCGACCGAGCCGAATCACCCCCGGCTTCAGCTCGATTGCCTGTGCCTGGGCGGCCCCGGATATAATAAGCAATCTGGCCATAAGTCTTCATCACATTCAGGCTTTGAAAGCGTAATGAATACACATTCGATCTCGCGTTGTCGATACCAATGAAGGAGTCAAGGCCGGGGAAAACCCCCTTCCTCCTTGCCCTGTCATTGGTCGTTCCTATAATGCCGCGATGCTCGACAGCAAAGTGATTCGTGAAAAGCCGGATTTCGTGCGGGAACGCCTGGCGTCGCGTGGAGCCGGGGACGAGTCGCAGATCGCCGGAGTGCTGGCTTTGGACGAGCGGCGACGCAAACACCTTGCTGAAGTCGAACAGTTGAAGGCGCAACGCAATCGCGTCTCCAAGGAAATCGGCATCTTGATGGGACAAAAGAAATCTGCGGAAGCCGAAGCGAAGAAAAACGAGACCAGAGAAATTGGCAATCGCATCGCCGAATTGGACAAGACGCTTGCGGAAGTCGAAGCCTCACTCCACGAAAGTCTGCTGCGCCTGCCGAATTTGCCCCACAAGTCGGTAGTCGTCGGTAAGAGCGCGGAGGACAATCCGGTTGTCCGCGGGTACGGTGAGAAACCAACATTTTCCTTCAAACCCAAATCGCACATTGAACTTTGTGAAAGTTTGAAGCTGATTGATTTTGTTCGCGGCGCGAAACTTTCGGGCAGCGGCTTCCTGCTGTACACACATTGGGGCGCCAAACTGGAGCGGGCGCTCATTCAATTCTTGATTGATTTGCACACCTCGGACCACGGCTACACGGAGATCTCGCCACCGTACATCGTGAGCCGTGATTGCATGACCGGCGTGGGTCAGTTTCCAAAGTTTGAAGACCAGGCCTATGCGGTGCAGGAGGGCAAAGATGGTTCGACGATGGGCAAATTGTATCTCGTTCCGACGGCGGAAGCGCCGGTGGCCAACATCCATCGCGAGGAAATTCTCAAGGAGAACCAGTTGCCGATTTATTATTGCGCCTACAGTCCTTGCTTTCGCGCCGAGGCCGGCGCGGCGGGCGTGGGCACGCGCGGCATGATTCGCGTCCATCAGTTCGACAAGGTCGAACTGATCAAAATCGTGAAACCTGAAAACAGCTACGATGAGTTGGAAAAAATGGTGGTGAATGCCGAGCGCGTTTTACAGTTGTTGGGACTTCATTACCGCGTGATTCAACTGTGCACCGGTGACATGGGCTTTGCCAGCGCCATGACTTACGACCTCGAAGTCTGGGCGCCAGGGCAGGGGAGTTATCTGGAAGTTTCGAGTTGTTCCAATTGCGAGGATTTTCAGGCGCGCCGAATGAATCTCCGGTTCAAAGCGGCGACTGGCGAAAACAAATACGCGCACGTTCTCAACGGCAGCGGCACGGCACTCGCCCGGCTGTTTGTCGCGCTGGTGGAAACGCACCAGCAAGCGGACGGCAGCCTCACCATCCCGGAAAAGTTACGACCGTATCTCAAAACCGACCGGATTACTGCGTGACCCTACCAGACAACCTCGGCTTAAACCGAACTCGATCCTGATGAGAATCCTGCTGGCGAGCAGCGAACTTCACCCTTACTCAAAA
Above is a window of Verrucomicrobiota bacterium DNA encoding:
- a CDS encoding acetylxylan esterase — its product is MPNPPHRIPQQPASRRAFLRTTAAVGVVSLLGGRLKIPAAEPAGIPSLTTPSGSSVGSLFPFIQSQAVKGEFPLSFLNPHFRSLRTWKQQARGKLLELLQYAPTKVAPKPETVERQDCGDYVREKVWFNTTPDLRVPAFVLVPKNLPSRAPAIVALHDHGAFYLWGKEKLVETGSENPTLAEFRRQYYGGRSIAIDLVRQGYVVVSIDMFYWGERRMLLDDDAGDWRARPAKLPRERIQAFNRRSGQYEQLVGRTIYAAGFTWPGVMFWDDIRTVDYLLTRPEVDPKRIGCVGLSVGGLRSCHLAALDDRIRAAVVVGWMTSFPWQLKKHIENTIGHTKIVPGLYRHLDYPDVASLAMPKALLVINGRKDTLFHPEGVRASFDKLHACYAKAGAPDHCRTQFYDTPHEFNAEMQTEAWDWLKRWV
- a CDS encoding 3-isopropylmalate dehydratase, which translates into the protein MQSVFTGPVYVVRDNIDTDQIIPAQYLNLVPTIPEEYEKLGAYAMCGLPESLYPIRYVKEGQLDSEYPIVLAGRNFGCGSSREHAPIALGSAGCKIVLAESFARIFFRNCVATGELYPCEITERLIDTLKTGDAVTVDLDAASVRVHSTKKVYSFKPLGDVRPVVDAGGLFNYARQSGMIPAQS
- a CDS encoding MOSC domain-containing protein, whose amino-acid sequence is MSTSDSPALSGRVASLHLHPAQGGAPLTSVDFVEVVAGKGILGNPRYFDRLSRTTGQPSRRQVSLIGREQITEHATALALQSIAPGAVRANIETSGLDLIALLGAKVQIGEAILLFYEARMPCSKMDAICVGLRALMADQRQGVMAEVIQSGRIRVGDSISPVQ
- a CDS encoding prepilin-type N-terminal cleavage/methylation domain-containing protein codes for the protein MLTHSNYSKRPARRAFTLIELLVVIAIIAILASILLPTLAKSKMKATGAYCQSNERQLQLAFIMYADDNNGTMEGGVFTYSDGTKTVKVDTYAGGYWPGPSPDITAGMTVETATLAVQKGFSMGPLWSYCSSFGVYHCPGDLRYRLRRPGAHWAYDSYSKADGMGGFTAGGQPAIWNPNTLPIYKIATVPEPARTMVFLEEPDSRNYNLGTWVINADSHGWVDPVAAFHLNANTISFLDGHVEGHKWVEAGTLRAATAAQNNLDTPFGWTKAPNDRDFAWVEPRYKYASWPKYLK
- a CDS encoding FHA domain-containing protein, giving the protein MARLLIISGAAQAQAIELKPGVIRLGRSLENDYFLNDLTVSDKHCEIVFQNDSVLVRDLDSTNGTWIDGQPIIESELHHGQSLHLGHVELVLETVPPTVAIPPLPVQQIVSHHVLPDGYPSCIYHPTRHATLHCTHCNKLFCNACVHKLRRLGGKTVICCPACSSQCVLSAWSVDMKRKKKSFLGTFFGNVKDRFKRLQGE
- the serS gene encoding serine--tRNA ligase; translated protein: MLDSKVIREKPDFVRERLASRGAGDESQIAGVLALDERRRKHLAEVEQLKAQRNRVSKEIGILMGQKKSAEAEAKKNETREIGNRIAELDKTLAEVEASLHESLLRLPNLPHKSVVVGKSAEDNPVVRGYGEKPTFSFKPKSHIELCESLKLIDFVRGAKLSGSGFLLYTHWGAKLERALIQFLIDLHTSDHGYTEISPPYIVSRDCMTGVGQFPKFEDQAYAVQEGKDGSTMGKLYLVPTAEAPVANIHREEILKENQLPIYYCAYSPCFRAEAGAAGVGTRGMIRVHQFDKVELIKIVKPENSYDELEKMVVNAERVLQLLGLHYRVIQLCTGDMGFASAMTYDLEVWAPGQGSYLEVSSCSNCEDFQARRMNLRFKAATGENKYAHVLNGSGTALARLFVALVETHQQADGSLTIPEKLRPYLKTDRITA